The sequence CCGCGCCTCGAAGACCGCGTGCTCGGCATCCAGCCCCGACAGCACCTCCTCGAAGCCCGTCACCCTGCGCGCCGCCTCGAGCTCGGACCGGTGCTGCTTCGGCGCGTCCGAGTAGTACCAGGTGTTGAGGCGGTCGTACGTGGCCTCGCGCTGCGGCGGCTCGGGCCGGAGCGGGCGGCTCTCGAGGTAGGCGGTGACGGCCTTCGCCGCACGGGCGCCCCGGCCGATCGCGAAGGTCGCGGTGCGGGAGCCGGGGGAGACGTCACCTGCGGCGAAGACGCCCTCCCTGCCGGTCATGAGGGTGCCCGAGTCCACCTGGACCACGCCGTCGGCCACGGTGATGTCGTCGACGCCGTCGAGCAGCGTGAGGTCGGCGTCCTGTCCCACCGCGAGCATGACAGTGTCGGCGTCGAGCTCCTCGAACTCGCCGGTGCCATGCGGACGGCCCTCGTCGTCGAGCTCCATCTTCTCGATCGTGATCGTCGGGCCCTCGACCTGCGAGATGGTGGACAGCCATTGCACGCGCACGCCCTCGCCGATCGCGTCGTCCAGCTCGGTGGGGTGGGCGGGCATCTGCTGCTTGGTGCGGCGGTACACGACCACGGCGTCCTGCGCGCCGAGCCTGCGAGCGGTGCGCGCCGCGTCCATCGCGGTGTTGCCGCCGCCATAGACCGCGACGCGACGGCCCAGGAGGGGAGGCTTGCCGGCAGCGACGTCGCGCAGCACGTCGATCGCGTCGACGATCTTCGAGGCCGCGCCCGCGGGGATGTCGACGTGATGCGCGACGCCCGCGCCCATGGTGAGCACGACCGCGTCGAACTCGGCCTGGACCGCGTCGAGGTCCGTGACCGGTGTGTCGCACTCGATCGCGACGCCGGTGTCCTGGATGCGCCGGATCTCCTTGGCCAGCACGTCGCGCGGCAGCCGGTACGCGGGGATGCCGTAGCGCATCATGCCGCCGGGTTCGGCGGCCGCCTCCCGCACGATCACCTCGTGGCCCTGCTGCCTCAGGTGATAGGCGGCTGAGAGGCCCGCGGGGCCCGAGCCGACCACGAGCACGCGCCTGCCGGTGGCCTTCGCGGGCGCGGGAAGCGCCCAGCCCTTGGCGAGCGCGGTGTCGCCGAGGAAGCGCTCGACCGCGTTGATGCCGACCTCCTCGTCGAGGTCGCCTCGATTGCACGCCGCCTGGCACGGGTGGTAGCAGATGCGTCCCATGACGGCGGGCAGGGGATTGGCCGCGACGATGCGTCGCCACGCGGCCTCGAAGCCCGCGTCGCCCTCCTGGGTCGAGCCGAGCCACCCGCGGATGTCCTCGCCCGAAGGACAGTTCAGGGAGCAGGGCGGCTGGAGCTCGACGTAGACGGGACGCTCGGTGCGCCACGTGCCCGTGTGATACGCGAGCGACGTCGCGGGGCCAGTCGCCAGGCCGTGGGTCGGAGGGGCATCGTGTCCGGTCATGAGCGCTCTCCCATGAGGTCGTAGCGGCGGATGTTCGCGTCGGCCAGCGCACGCCAGCGCTCGAGGGCGTCCTCGCCGCCGGGCTTGAACAGATGCGCGAAGCGGGCCTGCGGCCTGAGGTAGGCCTCGACATCCATGCGCTGACGGATGCGCTGGACGTCCGTGATCTCACCCGCGCGCGCCTCGAGGACGGGGAAGATGCCCGACTGGACTGCGGCACGCGAGAGGTTGATCGACTCGGAGGATGAGGATCCCCATCCGAGCGGGCAGGGCACGAGCACGTGCAGGTAGCGCGCGCCGTGGATCGACATCGCGGTCCGCACCTTGGTCTCGAGGTCCCTGAGGTCGGCCACCGTGGCGGTCGCGACATAGGGGATCTCGTGCGCCATCGCGATCTTGGGCATCGACTTGCCCTGCCCGACGGGCGCGCCAGGCTGGCGTCCGACTGCAGGCGTGGTCGCGGTGCGGGCCGAGGCGGGGGTCGCCGAGGAGCGCTGCACGCCCGTGTTCATGTAGCCCTGGTTGTCGTAGCAGACGTAGAGCACGTCGTCGTTGCGCTCGAACATGCCGGACACCGCGGCGAGCCCGATGTCGACCGTTCCGCCGTCGCCGCCCTGGGCGAGCACCCGGACGTCGTCCCTGCCCTGGGAGTGAAGCGATGCGGCGATGCCGGTGGCGACCGCGGCGGCGTTCGCGAACAGGGAGTGGATCCACGGCGGCTTCCACGCGCTCTCGGGGTACAGGGTCGAGAACACCTCGAGGCAGCCGGTCGCGTTGGCGACGATGAGCTTCTCGTCCGCGGCCTCCACCGCGGTGTCCATGACCCAGCGCGCCGCGAGGGCCTCGGCGCACCCCTGGCACGCGCGGTGACCCTTGGTGAGGGACGACGGACGGTCGGCTTGCGACTGAAGCGACCTGTCGTCCTCGCCCAGCAGACGCCCGCCGACCGCGAGCGTGCCGGTCTGCAGGAACGGGATGTGCACCGTGGTCATCGCGCCACCTCCGTCGCGCCGACGGGAGGCAGGGGCACGCCGCCCTCCTTCAGGTCGAGGAACTCGAGACGCCCTACCTCGCCCGCGCGGGCCCGTCGCACGACGTCCTGGAGCGAGGCCTCGAGGATCGGCCTGCCGCCGAGGCCCGCGATCACGGAGCGGATGCGGGAGCGCGTGCCGGCGAGGGCGCGGCCGACGTTGCCGGTGAGGACGCCGCCCGCTCCGAGCTCGAGCGCGCGGTCTATCACGATGACGTCGCGGCACTCGCCCAGCGCCGCCCGCAGCGCCTGCTCGGGGAACGGCCGGAACGACTGGATCCCCACGAGGCGGACCCGCTCGCCCTCGGCGCGCATGGGGGCGAGCGCGGCCTGCAGCGTGCCGACGACCGAGCCCATCGCGACGAGCGCGATGTCCTCCGCGGCGGCGGGCGGCGCGGCATGGTCGCGCTCGAGTGTGTCCGGGTCGTAGCGGGAGACCAGGCATCCCGCCTCGCGCCCGAACGCGTCGCGGAAGCGGTGCGACCAGCTCTCGATCACCTCGGTCGCGTCGAGGAAGCGCAGATGCTGGAGGTACTTGGTCTCCGTGAACGACTCCGGTCCCGCCATGGTGCCGATGGTCGTCGGATGATCGACATCGAGCACCTGCTGAGGCCGGAAGGCGGGGAGGAACGCGTCGATCTCCTCGGCCGAGGCGAGCTCCACGACGTCCGACGCGTGGGTGAGCACGAAGCCGTCCATGCAGACCATCGCGGGCATCCCGAGCTCCTCCGCGACGGCGAACGCGATGACGTGCAGGTCGGCTGCCTCCTGGTTGTCGGTCGCGTAGAGCTGGAGCCACCCCGAGTCCCGCAGGGCGAGTGCGTCGGACTGGTCGTTCCAGATGTTGATGGGCGCGCCGATCGCACGGTTGGCGACCGTCATGACGATCGGCAGCCCCATGCCCGCGGCGTTGAAGACCGCCTCGGTCA comes from Demequina sp. NBRC 110054 and encodes:
- a CDS encoding NAD(P)-binding protein; the encoded protein is MTGHDAPPTHGLATGPATSLAYHTGTWRTERPVYVELQPPCSLNCPSGEDIRGWLGSTQEGDAGFEAAWRRIVAANPLPAVMGRICYHPCQAACNRGDLDEEVGINAVERFLGDTALAKGWALPAPAKATGRRVLVVGSGPAGLSAAYHLRQQGHEVIVREAAAEPGGMMRYGIPAYRLPRDVLAKEIRRIQDTGVAIECDTPVTDLDAVQAEFDAVVLTMGAGVAHHVDIPAGAASKIVDAIDVLRDVAAGKPPLLGRRVAVYGGGNTAMDAARTARRLGAQDAVVVYRRTKQQMPAHPTELDDAIGEGVRVQWLSTISQVEGPTITIEKMELDDEGRPHGTGEFEELDADTVMLAVGQDADLTLLDGVDDITVADGVVQVDSGTLMTGREGVFAAGDVSPGSRTATFAIGRGARAAKAVTAYLESRPLRPEPPQREATYDRLNTWYYSDAPKQHRSELEAARRVTGFEEVLSGLDAEHAVFEARRCMSCGSCFECDNCFGMCPDDAIKKLGPGQGFAIDYDYCKGCGICAAECPAGSIDMIPEVR
- a CDS encoding thiamine pyrophosphate-dependent enzyme, which encodes MTTVHIPFLQTGTLAVGGRLLGEDDRSLQSQADRPSSLTKGHRACQGCAEALAARWVMDTAVEAADEKLIVANATGCLEVFSTLYPESAWKPPWIHSLFANAAAVATGIAASLHSQGRDDVRVLAQGGDGGTVDIGLAAVSGMFERNDDVLYVCYDNQGYMNTGVQRSSATPASARTATTPAVGRQPGAPVGQGKSMPKIAMAHEIPYVATATVADLRDLETKVRTAMSIHGARYLHVLVPCPLGWGSSSSESINLSRAAVQSGIFPVLEARAGEITDVQRIRQRMDVEAYLRPQARFAHLFKPGGEDALERWRALADANIRRYDLMGERS
- a CDS encoding transketolase C-terminal domain-containing protein, producing MREVLEGSQAVARTVARCRPGVVCAYPISPQTHIVEALSVMARTGELSDCEYVNVESEFSAMSVSIGSSAAGSRTYTATASQGLLYMTEAVFNAAGMGLPIVMTVANRAIGAPINIWNDQSDALALRDSGWLQLYATDNQEAADLHVIAFAVAEELGMPAMVCMDGFVLTHASDVVELASAEEIDAFLPAFRPQQVLDVDHPTTIGTMAGPESFTETKYLQHLRFLDATEVIESWSHRFRDAFGREAGCLVSRYDPDTLERDHAAPPAAAEDIALVAMGSVVGTLQAALAPMRAEGERVRLVGIQSFRPFPEQALRAALGECRDVIVIDRALELGAGGVLTGNVGRALAGTRSRIRSVIAGLGGRPILEASLQDVVRRARAGEVGRLEFLDLKEGGVPLPPVGATEVAR